The Candidatus Acidulodesulfobacterium acidiphilum genomic interval CGACGTTTTAAGAAAGGGCGTAGGAAAGAAGCAGACTGAACTTATCAATCAGATGAAAGATAAGTTCATAAGCGGATGCAAAGCAAACGGCATAGAAGAGTCGAAATCCGAAAAGATTTTTTCCCTTATAGTAAAATTCGGAGAATACGGCTTCAATAAATCACATTCCACCGCCTATGCATATATTGCATATATGACTGCATATTTAAAAGCTAATTATAAAGAGCATTTTACCGCCGCTCTTTTATCCAGCGAAATGACAAATGCGGATAAATTGACTAAGATAATAAACGAAGCAAAATCGGGAATGAACGCATGCGAAATATTACCGCCGTCGGTTAACGAATCGTCCGAAAGGTTTGCTATAGTCGAAAAAAGAATTTGCGCGGATAATTGTGAAGATAAAAACAAAGAATTTGCCGGCGGTACGGTTAAGTTAGCTATAAGGACAGGCTTGGGAGCCGTAAAAAACGTCGGCAAAGCCGCCATAGATTCTATTTTGCAGGCTCGCTCAGACAAGCCTTTTAGAGACTTGTTAGATTTTTGTTCAAGGGTAGATACCAGGAAAGTCAATAAGAGGACGATAGAAAACTTGATTAAAAGCGGGGCTTTAGATATAGGCGGAGAATCGAGGAAATGGATGCTAGATAATCTTGAAGCGGTAATGGAAGAATCTATCCGCAAAAGAGAAAAAGAAGATTCCGGACAGGCCGATTTATTCGGTTCATCATCGGAAGGTATAGATTTTGATGCAGGAAAAAACGATTCCTATTTAACGGCTGCAGGAGAAAAAGACGATATAAAATCCATCCTTGCTTTTGAAAAAGAGTCGCTCGGTTTCTATCTGTCGGGGCATCCTTTAGACGGTTATGAAGAAAAATTAAAACTTCTTAAAATAAAACCCGTAACCGATATAGTAAGGGAATATATAGAAGCAAAAGGAAAAATTCCTCAGGATGCTTCATATAAAGTCGTGGGAGTAATAAATCAGCTTAAAATCCGCAAGACTAAAAGCAACGATAAAATGGCTTCTTTTATATTAAACGACAATAATTCGAATATAGAAACCGTGTTTTTTCCAAAAAGTTTTTTAAAATACGAAGATGTGTTATCTACTAATCAGCCGGTAATTATTACGGGGAGAATAGATTTTTCGGGCTTAGACATTTCCGCCTTAAGCGGCAAAGGAATACAGGCGGCGGATGACGAAAATTTATCGGACATCGAAGCCTCGGAAAACGGCATATACAAACTGGAAGATAACGCATTAACGGAAAACGCAGGGCAAAACGCTGCTTTAATTAACGGAGACGCAGATCTGGGCATTAAAATTGTCGGCGAAAGCATAGAACTGCTTGATGCGGTAAAAGTTAAACTGCCGGTAAAACCTGCTGGAGAAGCCTGTATTATAGAGATAAAAGACAATGTTGTTATGCTTGACGGCGCCGAATTTAAAAAAATGCTTTTTGAAATTAAAAAAAGTTTTTCAGAAGCAAAAGGAAGCGATAAGGTAATATTCAAAATTTCGGGATACAGCATTACCCTTGGAGAAAATATTGCCGTGGACAAATCTTTATTGAAATCCAATCCGTTATTTAATTACTTGAATATTATTTGATAGATGGTATAATAAAAAAAACAAAAATATAAAAGAGTTACATTTAACAAACAAATAAAATAATAATAATAAGTAAAAAAATATAAAATATTATCATGGCATTACAGTATTTGGATTTTGAAAAACCCATCATAGAACTGGAACAGAAGATAGAAGAACTTAAGACTTTTAATCTTGGAGGATTTGCCGACGTCGAAGACGAGATTAAAAACCTTGAAACAAAAAAAGAAAAACTTATAAAAGATATTTTTAAAAATATAAACAACTGGCAGATTACCCAGTTGTCAAGGCATCCGCTGAGACCATACGCTATGGATTATATAGAAACGGCGGCGGAAAATTTTATAGAACTTCACGGCGACAGGCGGTTTATGGACGACAAAGCGGTAATAGGCGGATTCTGTTTCATGAACGATGAGCGGGTGCTTATAGTCGGACACCAGAAAGGGCGGAACACTAGAGATAAAATGTGCAGAAATTTCGGCATGCCGCATCCTGAAGGCTACAGAAAAGCGCAAAGACTTTTTAAGCTTGCCGACAGGTATAAAATTCCTATCGTCACGCTGATAGATACTCCTGGGGCATATCC includes:
- a CDS encoding acetyl-CoA carboxylase carboxyltransferase subunit alpha, with amino-acid sequence MALQYLDFEKPIIELEQKIEELKTFNLGGFADVEDEIKNLETKKEKLIKDIFKNINNWQITQLSRHPLRPYAMDYIETAAENFIELHGDRRFMDDKAVIGGFCFMNDERVLIVGHQKGRNTRDKMCRNFGMPHPEGYRKAQRLFKLADRYKIPIVTLIDTPGAYPGLGAEERGQSEAIAETIYELLNVNVPVISVIIGEGGSGGALAFGTGNSVLMMEYSVYSVISPEGCASILYKDTSKTEEAANSLKLTAKDLLNDSKAIDGIIAEPLGGAHRDPKLAAENLKKAVLENINELKKYKGEDLRNQRIEKFSKF